The region TTGAGCTTCTAACCAAGATTCGTGAGGCACTCTCATGCAACATCAGCCTGCACGGTGGTAGTGATACGCCGCTCCATTACTTTACAGAGGCCGCAAAGATCGGCGTTAGTAAGGTCAACATCAATTCGGATATGCGTTATGCTTTTCGAACAACGCTCGAAAAAGTGTTGGCAGACAATCCAGATGAATATGCTGTCGTAAAGCTCATGCCGACAGTCTATCAAGCTGTTCAATCGGTAGTTGAAGATAAAATCAAGGCCTTTGGATCAGACGGGAAGGCCGTCGTCTAGGCCGACATGGAACGCGAGCAACCACGAATTATCAGTGTAGGGGGAGCAACCCAAGACATCTTCCTTAGTGGTAAGATTTTTATCCCCGTTTCAGACGGCAAGGAGGTATACGAGCAACTTCCTCTCGGGGCCAAACTAGAAGTCGAGAGGATAGACTTCAGTACTGGTGGAGGTG is a window of Candidatus Saccharimonadales bacterium DNA encoding:
- a CDS encoding carbohydrate kinase family protein, producing MEREQPRIISVGGATQDIFLSGKIFIPVSDGKEVYEQLPLGAKLEVERIDFSTGGGAGNASVTFARQGLSAHFMGIIGRDQAGEAVLKDLDQEHIDTS